The Rhodocytophaga rosea genome has a segment encoding these proteins:
- a CDS encoding glycosyltransferase family 4 protein, whose product MKILFITNNFPPIIDGVGDYTAHLSQQFIKNGHSVYIVCSTTNNSTTKPIQKSHLQVLPIIKDWSLDAVYKLSKEIKYIHPDYISLQYVPHAFNHYGIPYSICVLMFILKLYGYKITTTFHEVAIRFDWRQPKYIPIAINQRLISYFLALVSNYSITSIALYKKMLNAFTSKIYQIPIGSNIIQHEVNHEEVETLKRKLKPEDEFLICTFGANARRHDVLLNVIAQLSSTYKVRLLLIGKFPELWIQQMLKEAEKLKISDNVVVTGYLSSEDVYRHLLCADAFIQLENIMYDNWGGVSTKSGTLAAAYMAGLPIIGTKGDMTDSFFSDGHNILLCNNNTLPEVTSKIISLINSDSLRKHLKSNAYKTFYEYLDWEKIYYNYFHLLVNNTSAY is encoded by the coding sequence TTGAAAATACTTTTCATTACAAATAATTTTCCTCCAATAATAGACGGTGTTGGAGATTACACTGCACATTTAAGTCAACAATTTATTAAAAATGGACATAGTGTTTATATAGTTTGCTCAACAACGAATAATTCTACAACCAAACCTATACAAAAATCTCATTTACAAGTTCTACCTATTATAAAAGATTGGTCATTGGATGCAGTTTATAAACTTTCAAAAGAAATAAAATACATCCATCCAGATTATATTTCTTTACAATATGTGCCCCATGCATTTAATCATTATGGGATACCTTACAGTATATGTGTATTGATGTTTATATTAAAACTGTATGGATATAAAATAACAACCACTTTTCATGAGGTAGCTATACGTTTTGATTGGAGACAACCAAAGTATATCCCAATAGCAATTAATCAAAGATTAATCTCATATTTTTTAGCTTTAGTTAGTAACTATAGCATTACAAGTATTGCTTTATATAAAAAAATGCTAAATGCTTTTACTTCAAAAATATATCAGATTCCAATTGGAAGTAATATTATTCAGCATGAAGTTAACCATGAAGAAGTAGAAACGCTAAAAAGAAAATTAAAGCCAGAAGACGAATTTTTGATATGTACGTTTGGAGCTAATGCCAGAAGACATGATGTCTTATTGAATGTAATTGCGCAACTGAGTTCAACCTATAAAGTTAGGTTGTTACTCATTGGGAAATTTCCCGAATTATGGATTCAACAAATGCTAAAAGAGGCTGAGAAGTTAAAAATTTCTGACAATGTAGTTGTAACAGGATATCTGTCTTCTGAAGATGTATATCGCCACCTTTTATGTGCAGATGCTTTCATACAATTAGAAAATATTATGTATGATAATTGGGGAGGAGTTAGCACTAAAAGCGGCACTTTAGCAGCTGCTTATATGGCAGGGCTTCCGATAATAGGAACTAAAGGAGATATGACTGACAGTTTTTTTTCTGACGGACACAATATTTTATTATGTAATAATAACACTTTGCCTGAAGTTACTTCTAAAATAATTAGTCTTATAAATTCAGATAGCCTCAGAAAACATTTAAAAAGTAATGCTTACAAGACCTTTTATGAATACCTAGACTGGGAAAAAATTTACTATAATTATTTTCACCTGCTTGTCAATAATACTTCAGCCTATTAA
- a CDS encoding GumC family protein has protein sequence MAEDYVNSQNQDSFFELRKIAEKVFRKWHILALSVFICLAIAYLVNRYTVPEYYISTSIYVKQPKENPNIAALLFEQNATGTNLAAEVIKLNSFSLVEATVKSLTLEVSYFKEGNIKVYELYKDSPITIVPDTTSETIPYNQPIICVINNKKTFSVKMNEEDVNFKNKTYAFGKAAKINGFTFTAYLNNLNVIENEEIIFQVNDINNIIQHYQDNLGIEADDKESSVIFLSMISETPAKEIDFLNQHVINFINEDIKEKNIASDKTVNFINQQLAMNTDSLDFIELQLEQFKGQNPSIDLSEQGNQLYTDIRALEQEKANLLMANRYYDFITSTLQQNNEVDQIVIPPYLSIKDPGLEATIENLVATQLENKLLKSDNKLKNPYIQVNEQKIAELKNSIQKKIQGLKAANALTINNITNKINTHLASQKELPSAERKLVDIKRNYVISESLVQFLMQKRAEAEITRTSNTSDFKIVDRARVSGVPIKPRPMKNYLTAIIIGLIIPIGLIFLTDLLDTKIATKDDILKLSALPVLGMVVHSKLKNKLLNDENHKSALAESFRSIRSNLSFLSSSTNQSKIILVTSAVSGEGKSFCAENLASILAAAGRKTVLIQADMRKINETELSADLKILGLSNYLAGNVSIVDIINPTQIQNLSLIRSGHIPPNPAELILSSQMRKLLNEIHNQFDCVIIDTPPIGIISDGLELMKYADINIVVVRQSYTEKSFLAHLNDIYRIHKIRNMAILLNDMKMDNLIGYGVSKYGSYYYQEQKKSKKWWQILNKN, from the coding sequence GTGGCAGAAGATTATGTAAATAGCCAAAATCAAGATAGCTTTTTTGAGCTGCGTAAAATAGCAGAGAAAGTTTTTCGTAAATGGCATATACTGGCATTATCTGTATTTATATGTTTAGCTATAGCCTATCTTGTAAATAGATATACCGTTCCTGAATATTATATTAGTACCTCCATTTATGTAAAACAACCCAAAGAGAACCCCAATATTGCTGCTCTGTTATTCGAACAAAATGCAACTGGAACCAATTTAGCTGCTGAGGTAATTAAACTTAACTCGTTTTCACTAGTTGAAGCTACTGTAAAAAGTCTGACTTTAGAAGTATCATATTTCAAAGAGGGAAATATCAAAGTTTATGAATTATATAAAGATAGCCCTATAACAATTGTACCAGATACTACTTCAGAGACCATTCCATATAATCAACCTATTATTTGCGTAATCAACAACAAAAAAACTTTCTCAGTGAAGATGAATGAGGAAGACGTTAACTTTAAAAATAAAACTTATGCATTTGGAAAGGCAGCAAAAATTAATGGTTTTACTTTTACTGCTTACTTAAATAATCTTAATGTCATTGAAAATGAAGAAATAATATTTCAGGTAAATGATATCAATAACATTATACAACATTATCAAGATAACCTGGGTATTGAAGCAGATGATAAAGAATCCTCTGTAATCTTTCTTTCTATGATAAGTGAAACTCCGGCAAAAGAAATAGACTTTTTAAACCAGCACGTAATTAATTTTATTAATGAAGATATAAAAGAAAAGAATATTGCCTCTGATAAAACGGTAAACTTTATTAATCAGCAACTGGCAATGAATACTGATTCTCTTGATTTTATTGAGCTTCAGTTAGAGCAATTTAAAGGTCAGAATCCTTCTATTGATCTGAGCGAACAAGGAAATCAATTATATACAGATATACGTGCCCTAGAACAGGAAAAGGCAAATTTATTAATGGCAAACCGCTATTATGATTTTATTACCAGTACTTTACAACAAAACAATGAGGTTGATCAGATTGTAATCCCTCCTTACTTATCCATAAAAGATCCAGGCTTAGAGGCAACTATTGAAAATCTGGTGGCCACTCAACTAGAAAATAAATTATTAAAGTCAGATAATAAATTAAAGAACCCTTATATTCAAGTTAATGAACAGAAAATAGCAGAGCTTAAAAACAGTATTCAGAAAAAAATACAAGGCTTGAAAGCGGCTAATGCACTTACCATTAACAATATAACTAATAAAATAAATACTCACCTAGCCTCACAAAAGGAATTACCATCAGCTGAACGAAAATTAGTAGACATCAAACGAAATTATGTAATCAGTGAAAGTTTAGTACAGTTTTTAATGCAGAAGCGGGCTGAAGCTGAGATCACAAGGACTTCTAACACCTCCGATTTTAAAATAGTGGATCGTGCCAGGGTATCAGGTGTTCCTATTAAACCACGCCCAATGAAGAATTACCTGACTGCCATAATTATAGGTCTAATTATTCCAATTGGCCTCATATTTCTTACTGACTTATTGGATACTAAAATTGCTACAAAAGATGATATACTCAAGTTATCAGCTTTACCGGTGTTGGGTATGGTGGTACATAGTAAACTAAAAAATAAATTATTGAATGATGAAAATCATAAAAGTGCCTTAGCAGAGTCATTTCGCTCAATCAGGTCAAATCTTAGCTTTTTATCCAGCAGTACGAATCAGTCTAAAATAATCTTGGTTACTTCTGCTGTTAGTGGCGAAGGTAAATCATTTTGTGCAGAAAATCTGGCCTCTATATTGGCGGCAGCTGGCAGAAAAACTGTTTTAATTCAGGCAGACATGCGAAAAATAAATGAAACTGAATTATCGGCTGATTTAAAGATATTAGGCTTAAGTAATTATCTCGCAGGCAATGTTTCCATAGTTGATATTATCAATCCAACTCAAATACAAAACTTATCTCTTATTCGGTCAGGGCATATACCACCAAATCCTGCAGAATTGATACTAAGTAGTCAGATGCGTAAACTTTTAAATGAGATTCATAATCAGTTTGATTGTGTTATCATAGATACTCCACCTATTGGAATTATATCTGATGGCCTGGAATTGATGAAGTATGCTGATATTAATATTGTTGTTGTAAGGCAAAGTTATACTGAGAAGTCTTTTTTAGCTCATTTGAACGATATATATCGGATTCATAAGATACGTAATATGGCAATTTTATTGAATGATATGAAGATGGATAATTTGATCGGCTATGGTGTCTCAAAATATGGTTCCTATTATTATCAAGAGCAGAAGAAATCAAAAAAATGGTGGCAGATACTTAATAAAAATTAA
- a CDS encoding polysaccharide biosynthesis/export family protein, translating into MVSIRILFFCLLIFSIASCISGKKLVNLQDNEADIINSGKEVGKTFKLKDTEYHLRSGDRIMVRIFSLTQEKFNFFGAPEIELKLDKQGRVELPVLGYIQVGGLTIRETEEKLKELSIDYLKSPTISIKLTNFSFTILGEVNQQGTYTATEAKVNLLEALGRAGGLTDFADRANIRIIRHENETAKIFKLNVLEDNVLLSDQYFLQPNDIVMVDPLKAKNVRQNQMSTISVIVSVAASISLILFQILK; encoded by the coding sequence ATGGTATCAATCCGAATCTTGTTTTTTTGCTTGCTAATTTTCTCTATTGCTTCCTGCATTAGTGGTAAAAAGCTAGTTAATTTACAGGATAACGAAGCTGACATAATAAATTCTGGTAAAGAAGTGGGTAAAACTTTCAAATTGAAAGATACAGAATACCATTTGAGGTCAGGCGACCGGATTATGGTTCGTATATTTAGCTTAACACAAGAAAAGTTCAACTTTTTTGGTGCTCCGGAAATAGAATTAAAGCTGGATAAACAAGGCCGGGTTGAGCTACCTGTTTTGGGATATATACAAGTAGGAGGGCTTACCATCCGAGAAACAGAAGAAAAACTAAAAGAATTATCAATAGATTATCTGAAAAGCCCTACGATAAGCATCAAATTAACTAATTTTAGCTTTACTATATTAGGTGAGGTAAATCAACAAGGCACATATACAGCTACTGAAGCTAAAGTTAATTTATTAGAAGCGCTAGGCCGGGCAGGAGGATTAACCGACTTTGCAGACCGTGCCAATATCCGAATAATTCGCCACGAAAATGAAACAGCCAAAATATTTAAATTAAATGTGCTGGAAGATAATGTATTACTCTCTGACCAATACTTCTTGCAGCCAAATGATATTGTTATGGTAGATCCTTTAAAAGCGAAGAATGTTCGACAGAATCAAATGAGTACCATTAGTGTTATTGTGTCTGTAGCTGCAAGCATAAGTCTGATTTTATTCCAAATCTTAAAATAA
- a CDS encoding glycosyltransferase family 2 protein: MEPEKKKYTISVALVTRNRADSLERCLRSLHQQTVQPFEIIISDDSDDEKKNETKILADKWNCKYISGPRRGLYANRNYVALVCKGTHIRTMDDDHEFPKDHFEKCYNAINNDPNSIWIIGEIYPDTKNPLLLPPPCPGQLHPRGYSSTPSDSQDCWAISCGASIYPAQIFKNQFLNVEFFKFGASYLEFGSRLHWLGYKIRQLEDTYIIHHYDKNNRSFSNRELELSSMFFAVFCHSFIYQRGLKNKLLTVAEVLKKIIFDQKIALHSLSKALHYFKLHKQHIRRSIAYNKTKN, from the coding sequence ATGGAACCGGAAAAGAAAAAGTATACCATAAGCGTAGCACTTGTTACCCGGAATAGAGCAGATTCTTTAGAAAGATGTTTAAGAAGTCTGCATCAACAGACCGTTCAACCCTTCGAAATAATTATTTCTGATGACTCTGACGATGAAAAAAAAAATGAAACAAAAATACTCGCAGATAAATGGAATTGTAAATATATAAGTGGTCCAAGAAGAGGATTGTATGCTAATAGGAATTATGTCGCTTTAGTTTGCAAAGGTACACATATACGTACCATGGATGATGATCATGAATTTCCTAAAGATCATTTTGAGAAGTGTTATAATGCCATTAACAATGATCCAAATTCAATCTGGATTATTGGCGAAATATATCCAGATACAAAAAATCCGCTGCTATTACCACCTCCTTGCCCTGGCCAGCTTCATCCACGTGGATATTCAAGTACGCCTTCTGATTCGCAAGATTGCTGGGCAATATCATGTGGAGCTAGTATATATCCTGCACAAATCTTCAAAAATCAATTTTTAAATGTTGAGTTTTTTAAGTTCGGAGCTTCTTATTTAGAATTTGGCAGCAGATTACACTGGCTTGGATATAAAATTAGGCAATTGGAAGATACTTATATTATACATCATTATGATAAAAATAACCGATCTTTTTCAAATAGAGAATTAGAATTATCTTCTATGTTTTTCGCTGTATTTTGCCATTCCTTTATTTATCAAAGAGGATTAAAAAATAAGCTTTTAACTGTAGCTGAAGTACTCAAAAAAATAATTTTCGATCAAAAAATCGCTTTACACTCACTATCAAAAGCTTTGCATTATTTTAAATTACACAAACAACATATCAGACGAAGTATAGCATATAATAAAACAAAGAATTAG
- a CDS encoding lipopolysaccharide biosynthesis protein, protein MFFSASTNRAYHWIKVISKFASVQIIAQGLNLISGLFIIRLLSKDEYSYYTIANTMVSMMNVLVSSGISISMTSIGGKIWKDQYKFSQLIITATQLRKYLAAIIIVAVVPVLIYMLYSNGAPSYYSILITIALLWGLYYELTAGIQIIILRLHSEIARIQNMELWTSFIRTSLILLCYFTYLNSLIAILIGSLALAIRQLWLSNWTNSYITAEAGTNIEYQQDIIRIIKHQFPSTLYYCFQAQIMIWLIGVFGKAENIAEVGALGRISVIYAIIGSVLNSIILPKFASCQEPRQLLQKYFQIILLYLSFCLSLLIASAFFPDQFLWVLGNKYAHLQKELVLISLSTVLSNVVGVMWSLNATRGWVKNSWFYIPITLLLQVFLLIYMDVSSLNGAILFGLISVIPYFCINIFLTVKGFFTFFKDSIVKVEKV, encoded by the coding sequence ATGTTTTTTTCAGCATCTACTAATAGAGCCTATCATTGGATAAAAGTGATTTCTAAATTTGCCTCTGTTCAAATAATAGCACAGGGTCTTAATTTAATTTCCGGACTTTTTATTATCCGTTTGTTAAGCAAAGATGAGTATTCTTACTATACGATAGCAAACACTATGGTAAGTATGATGAATGTATTGGTAAGTAGCGGCATTAGCATTAGTATGACTTCTATTGGGGGAAAGATTTGGAAAGATCAATATAAATTCAGCCAGCTAATAATTACAGCTACTCAATTAAGAAAATATTTAGCTGCAATAATCATTGTAGCAGTAGTTCCTGTGCTGATTTACATGCTTTACAGCAATGGAGCCCCATCTTATTATTCAATTCTTATTACAATAGCTCTTTTATGGGGACTATATTATGAATTAACTGCCGGTATTCAAATTATAATATTAAGATTACATTCAGAAATTGCCCGTATTCAAAATATGGAATTATGGACGTCCTTCATCCGTACTTCTCTTATACTACTCTGCTATTTCACTTATCTAAATAGCTTAATAGCTATTTTGATTGGCTCACTTGCTCTTGCAATAAGACAGTTATGGTTAAGTAATTGGACTAACAGTTACATTACTGCTGAAGCAGGAACTAATATAGAATACCAGCAAGATATAATAAGAATTATTAAACATCAATTTCCAAGTACATTGTATTACTGTTTTCAAGCACAAATAATGATATGGCTTATTGGTGTTTTTGGCAAAGCCGAGAATATTGCTGAAGTAGGTGCTCTTGGCCGAATAAGTGTTATCTATGCAATTATTGGTTCAGTTTTAAATTCTATAATATTGCCAAAATTTGCCAGCTGTCAGGAACCGCGACAATTACTGCAAAAATACTTTCAAATTATTTTACTTTACTTAAGTTTCTGTCTGTCACTGCTAATAGCTTCTGCATTTTTTCCGGATCAGTTCTTATGGGTGTTAGGCAATAAGTATGCTCATCTTCAAAAAGAATTAGTATTGATTTCTTTAAGTACTGTTTTAAGTAATGTTGTGGGAGTTATGTGGTCTCTTAATGCTACTCGTGGATGGGTAAAAAACTCTTGGTTTTATATACCTATAACCCTTCTTCTTCAGGTTTTCCTGCTTATATATATGGACGTTAGTTCTTTAAATGGTGCCATACTATTTGGATTAATTTCTGTAATACCATATTTCTGTATCAATATATTTCTAACAGTAAAAGGTTTCTTTACATTTTTTAAGGATTCTATAGTAAAAGTTGAAAAGGTTTAA